In the genome of Raphanus sativus cultivar WK10039 chromosome 4, ASM80110v3, whole genome shotgun sequence, one region contains:
- the LOC108858315 gene encoding uncharacterized protein LOC108858315 translates to MRPICETCGNQGWKGLLVTCSKCRLSSEHRYCMDKVSFEASVDFVCADCSKRPPVRNRLATTSSIKAPPRIQKSKARVESSNPVPRWKKIPESSKMRLISPEEVRKLSSGGNNSTFKVPKPVPARSPTGLPKLACFPRSRSLNSTVVARKPNQMLLPPKKKSEPLRPRVSQIRSGVMQQSPKAQAVVEGSKQKVGGGAKDLGSKEICRSILSEKLLQLLPYRPALPPIWKGRIVDSATPSEFNGMFWAQTASVIRKKAYNVSKTIPVVLKVELVPIGNLLNDLFVNRNPALSDVEMYIFPDDKNTIRFKEEHAYLFETMKRRNAMIRINVKDTPLLIFSSKLLDKSSQIIIQMQKKTKNFLWGIFLVTKKSLALLPGTSSQAAQRFDDGDVVDNAAKRQYRERG, encoded by the exons ATG AGGCCAATTTGTGAAACGTGTGGAAACCAAGGATGGAAAGGACTGCTTGTAACTTGCTCTAAATGCCGTTTATCCTCTGAACACCG TTACTGCATGGACAAAGTCTCATTTGAGGCGTCAGTAGATTTTGTATGTGCTGACTGTTCGAAGAGGCCGCCTGTTCGAAACAGATTGGCTACTACGTCGTCCATCAAAGCACCCCCTAGGATTCAAAAGAGCAAAGCGAGGGTTGAATCTTCAAACCCGGTTCCCAGATGGAAAAAGATTCCCGAATCATCCAAAATGAGGTTGATCTCGCCGGAGGAAGTCAGGAAACTTTCGTCTGGAGGCAACAACTCGACTTTCAAAGTGCCAAAACCTGTTCCAGCTCGTTCTCCAACGGGCTTACCAAAGCTTGCTTGCTTTCCAAGATCCAGGAGTCTGAATTCTACGGTTGTGGCTCGCAAACCCAATCAGATGCTCCTTCCACCTAAAAAAAAGAGTGAGCCTCTTAGGCCCCGTGTTTCGCAGATTCGTTCAGGAGTCATGCAGCAATCTCCTAAAGCACAAGCAGTAGTCGAAG GGTCAAAACAGAAAGTTGGTGGTGGAGCCAAAGATCTTGGTTCTAAAGAGATATGCCGATCAATCCTATCAGAAAAGCTGTTGCAGTTACTTCCATATCGACCAGCTTTGCCCCCTATTTGGAA GGGACGCATTGTAGATTCTGCTACACCATCAGAGTTTAACGGCATGTTTTGGGCTCAGACGGCTTCTGTAATCCGCAAGAAGGCTTACAACGTTTCAAAGACGATTCCTGTCGTACTCAAGGTCGAATTGGTCCCTATAGGCAATCTTTTGAATGATTTGTTTGTGAACAGAAACCCAGCGCTTTCAGATGTCGAGATGTACATTTTTCCAGATGACAAGAACACAATAAG GTTTAAGGAGGAACATGCTTATCTGTTTGAGACCATGAAGAGACGCAATGCCATGATTAGAATCAACGTCAAGGACACACCGTTACTGATATTCTCTTCGAAATTGCTGGACAAGTCCTCTCAGA TTATCATCCAGATgcagaagaaaacaaagaactTCCTTTGGGGGATTTTTCTAGTGACGAAAAAGTCATTAGCACTCCTTCCTGGAACTTCAAGTCAAGCTGCTCAGCGTTTTGATGATGGAGATGTCGTTGACAATGCCGCTAAA CGTCAGTACAGGGAGAGAGGTTGA
- the LOC108859911 gene encoding uncharacterized protein LOC108859911, whose product MERRNGKKDQPESSSLSSKKGIQEPRVKLPKKEEEEPCEICGSVGIAGLMTICFKCRHTREHTYCAKVFLSSVHPIWLCEACRLPSRVLHISHAADRSSDPKNTNNSRVDDDHRTAKLRTNDTEDVVDTREASTRDANTVMHLPSLPHTSPRAKETLLSQKKKEQHQPTQAVPKKRRTIRVMGKHHSQPRDRTLISPLDQSLTGVAPSPK is encoded by the exons ATGGAAAGGAGAAACGGAAAGAAAGATCAACCCGAAAGTTCGTCTCTTTCCTCAAAGAAAGGAATTCAAGAACCGAGAGTAAAGCTGCCTAAAAAA gaggaggaggagccttGTGAGATATGTGGAAGTGTGGGCATTGCTGGTCTGATGACGATATGTTTCAAGTGCAGACACACCCGCGAGCATAC TTATTGCGCTAAGGTGTTTTTATCATCCGTCCATCCCATTTGGCTATGTGAAGCGTGCCGGTTACCATCTCGTGTATTGCACATATCTCATGCTGCTGATCGTTCCTCGGATCCAAAGAACACTAACAATTCCAGAGTAGATGATGATCATAGAACTGCTAAACTAAGAACTAATGATACGGAAGATGTTGTAGATACCCGTGAGGCATCAACAAGAGATGCCAACACAGTGATGCATCTACCCTCACTGCCACATACAAGTCCACGAG CTAAAGAGACTTTGTTATCTCAAAAGAAGAAGGAGCAGCATCAACCAACTCAGGCCGTTCCTAAAAAACGCAGGACGATTCGGGTGATGGGCAAACACCATTCACAGCCACGTGATCGGACTCTGATCTCTCCTCTGGATCAATCTTTAACAGGAGTGGCCCCCTCACCAAAGTGA
- the LOC108856940 gene encoding PLASMODESMATA CALLOSE-BINDING PROTEIN 1 → MADLVLSLLLLAMAGHSSASWCVCKTGLSDTVLQNTLDYACGNGADCNPTHPKAPCFDPDNVRSHCSYAVNSFFQKKHQAPGTCDFSGTATPTNSDPSYSGCTFPTSASGSGGSTTVTPGTTNPKGTSTSTTFPGGNGNSPPYSGTSTNGVFGNNSTGINPDYSTTDSSAFALKNSSTFLTCLLLIALSGFSSFSML, encoded by the exons ATGGCTGATCTGGTTCTTTCGCTTCTCCTTCTAGCCATGGCTGGCCATTCTA GTGCCTCATGGTGTGTGTGCAAAACAGGGCTGAGTGATACAGTGCTACAGAACACCCTAGACTATGCCTGTGGCAATGGAGCAGACTGTAATCCCACTCACCCAAAAGCACCTTGCTTTGACCCTGACAATGTTAGGTCTCATTGCAGCTATGCTGTCAATAGCTTCTTCCAAAAGAAGCATCAAGCTCCAGGCACTTGTGATTTCAGTGGCACTGCCACTCCAACTAACTCTGATCCAA GTTACTCAGGATGCACCTTCCCTACTAGTGCCAG TGGCTCCGGTGGTAGCACCACCGTGACACCAGGCACAACCAATCCAAAAGGCACCTCAACCAGCACCACATTTCCTGGTGGCAATGGCAACAGTCCTCCTTATTCAGGAACCTCGACCAATGGAGTTTTTGGAAACAATAGCACTGGGATTAACCCGGACTACTCCACGACAGACAGCAGCGCGTTTGCTCTCAAGAACTCGAGCACATTTCTCACCTGCCTTCTCTTGATCGCTTTGAGTGGATTCTCTTCTTTCTCGATGCTCTAA